The following are encoded in a window of Balaenoptera ricei isolate mBalRic1 chromosome 1, mBalRic1.hap2, whole genome shotgun sequence genomic DNA:
- the DDOST gene encoding dolichyl-diphosphooligosaccharide--protein glycosyltransferase 48 kDa subunit: MGLGAAARAWSLLWLLLPLLGLVGANGPRTLVLLDNLNLRETHSLFFRSLKDRGFVLTFKTADDPSLSLIKYGEFLYDNLIIFSPSVEDFGGNINVETISTFIDGGGRVLVAASSDIGDPLRELGSECGIEFDEEKTAVIDHHNYDISDLGQHTLVVADTENLLKAPTIVGKSSLNPILFRGVGMVADPDNPLVLDILTGSSTSYSFFPDKPITQYPHAVGKNTLLIAGLQARNNARVIFSGSLDFFSDAFFNSAVQKAAPGSQRYSQTGNYELAVALSRWVFKEEGVLRVGPVSHHRVGETAPPNAYTVTDLVEYSIVIEQLSDGTWVPFDGDDIQLEFVRIDPFVRTFLKRKAGKYSVQFKLPDVYGVFQFKVDYNRLGYTHLYSSTQVSVRPLQHTQYERFIPSAYPYYASAFSMMVGLFIFSVVFLHMKEKEKSD, translated from the exons ATGGGGCTCGGCGCCGCGGCCCGTGCTTGGTCCCTCTTGTGGCTGCTGCTGCCCTTGCTTGGCCTGGTCGGCGCCAACGGCCCCCGCACCTTGGTGCTGCTGGACAACCTCAACCTGCGGGAGACGCATTCGCTTTTCTTCCGGAGCCTGAAGG ATCGGGGCTTTGTACTCACATTCAAGACCGCAGATGACCCCAGCCTGTCCCTCATTAAGTACGGGGAGTTCCTCTATGACAATCTCATCATCTTCTCCCCTTCGGTAGAAG ATTTCGGGGGAAATATCAACGTGGAGACCATCAGTACCTTTATCGACGGTGGAGGCCGTGTCCTTGTAGCTGCCAGCTCAGACATTG GTGACCCTCTTCGAGAGCTGGGCAGTGAGTGTGGGATCGAATTTGATGAGGAGAAAACAGCTGTCATCGACCATCACAACTATGACATCTCAGACCTTGGCCAG CATACGCTCGTCGTGGCCGACACGGAGAACCTGCTCAAGGCCCCGACCATCGTGGGGAAGTCGTCTCTGAATCCCATCCTCTTTCGAGGTGTCGG GATGGTGGCTGATCCTGACAATCCTTTGGTGCTGGACATCCTGACGGGCTCTTCCACCTCCTACTCCTTCTTCCCCGATAAACCCATCACCCAG TACCCCCATGCCGTGGGGAAGAACACCCTCCTGATCGCGGGGCTGCAGGCCAGGAACAACGCCCGGGTCATCTTCAGCGGCTCCCTTGACTTCTTCAGCGACGCCTTCTTCAACTCGGCGGTGCAGAAAGCCGCGCCCGGCTCCCAGAG GTATTCCCAGACAGGCAACTACGAGCTAGCTGTGGCGCTTTCCCGCTGGGTGTTCAAGGAGGAGGGTGTCCTGCGTGTGGGGCCTGTGTCCCATCATCGGGTGGGCGAGACAGCCCCGCCCAACGCCTACACTGTTACTGACCTAGTG GAGTACAGCATCGTGATTGAGCAGCTCTCAGACGGCACGTGGGTCCCCTTTGATGGTGATGACATTCAGCTGGAGTTTGTCCGCATTGATCCTTTTGTGAGGACCTTCTTGAAGAGGAAAG CTGGCAAGTACAGCGTCCAGTTCAAGTTGCCTGACGTGTACGGCGTGTTCCAGTTCAAAGTGGATTACAACCGGCTAGGCTACACACACTTATACTCTTCCACTCAG GTGTCCGTGCGGCCCCTGCAGCACACGCAGTACGAGCGCTTCATCCCCTCGGCCTATCCCTACTACGCCAGCGCCTTCTCCATGATGGTGGGGCTCTTCATCTTCAGCGTCGTCTTCTTACAcatgaaggagaaggagaagtctGACTGA